A stretch of Cucumis sativus cultivar 9930 chromosome 2, Cucumber_9930_V3, whole genome shotgun sequence DNA encodes these proteins:
- the LOC101212317 gene encoding kinesin-like protein KIN-7N: MEKICVAVRLRPSVSQDSLHGMYWKIDHNRISLHRPHGTPISGNSYAFDHVLDESCTNGSVYELVVRDIIHAAVEGFNGTAFAYGQTSSGKTFTMNGSETDAGVIHRAVKDVFEKIHATSDREFLIRVSYMEIYNEEINDLFAVENNKLPIHESLERGIFVAGLKEEIVSNVDQVLKLIKQGEVNKHFGETNMNARSSRSHTIFRMVIESKGKEIGENLSADSIRVSVLNLVDLAGSERIAKTGAEGTRLKEGKHINKSLMILGNVINKLSEGVRQRGHIPYRDSKLTRILQPALGGNAKTSIICTIAPEEVHIEETKGTLQFASRAKRITNCVQVNEILTDAALLKRQNQEIEELRKKLQGSHAEVLEQEVLKLRNDLLKFELEREKLQMELQEERNSHKERDQRIREQQMKIESLNNLVNLSESLQSSNQSREQDSVKNTQREDFGGSCNKSHEDGFVTPCFKAPPNAFVAKRSDYSIPPEFSPLPDAFSNVADEDAWLKLNKGFVADLDSLQTTPARKVQSFPFNEITPGQGLTNENHKQEIQNLERQLEHAIMEKNKLQEKHEEQILVNKKVMAEISEIKQKQRVIEELQEKFSNSLAMCKEVYMEIRSSLQSAKDDENPSTKKILSSTSEIGTCLFTTLEAHLSTAINDSLIQEQYDVLRGSINNIMESLVLSETSKGCAEDDFLKESLSIELDDVKERCHGLEKELDSNNQRLELSKQQNDNLERELKLMKDERDSLRKMVSECIQKLEMEKDLKESALKELNSEVQRRRDLGEGIKRFSAAFASRHKSFMSFNSEIMSKTEELRTNNWVVVPVPKSLGG; the protein is encoded by the exons ATGGAGAAAATATGCGTTGCTGTTCGATTGAGACCATCTGTGTCTCAAGATTCACTCCATGGAATGTATTGGAAGATTGACCACAATCGAATTTCGCTTCACAGACCTCACGGCACACCAATCTCCGGCAATTCATATGCTTTTG ATCATGTGTTGGATGAAAGTTGTACCAACGGCAGTGTTTATGAACTCGTTGTTCGGGATATCATCCATGCTGCAGTTGAAGGTTTTAATG GAACTGCTTTCGCTTATGGACAGACCAGCAGTGGAAAAACTTTCACCATGAATGGTTCTGAAACCGACGCCGGAGTTATTCACAGAGCAGTGAAAGACGTGTTCGAAAAAATTCACGCG ACGTCAGATCGAGAATTTCTGATTAGAGTTTCTTACATGGAAATTTATAACGAGGAAATCAATGATCTATTTGCCGTTGAGAACAATAAATTGCCAATTCATGAGAGCTTGGAG CGCGGGATATTTGTTGCCGGTCTCAAGGAGGAAATTGTCAGTAATGTTGATCAAGTATTAAAGCTCATCAAGCAGGGTGAAG TAAACAAACACTTTGGTGAAACAAATATGAATGCGAGGAGCAGTAGGTCACACACGATATTCAGAATG GTAATTGAAAGCAAGGGGAAGGAAATTGGTGAAAATTTGAGTGCGGATTCAATACGCGTTTCTGTATTG AATTTGGTAGACCTAGCGGGGTCTGAGCGTATTGCTAAGACTGGGGCTGAAGGAACACGTTTGAAAGAAGGGAAGCATATCAATAAGAGTTTAATGATTCTTGGGAATGTTATTAATAAGTTAAGCGAGGGGGTTAGGCAGAG AGGGCACATTCCCTATCGAGACAGTAAGCTAACGCGCATACTTCAACCAGCTCTGGGTGGCAATGCTAAAACTTCAATAATATGCACCATAGCTCCAGAAGAG GTACATATAGAGGAAACAAAAGGAACTCTTCAGTTTGCTAGCAGAGCGAAGCGGATCACCAATTGTGTTCAAGTGAATGAG ATTTTGACAGATGCAGCGTTATTGAAGCGTCAAAATCAAGAGATAGAGGAACTGCGTAAAAAACTTCAG GGATCACATGCGGAAGTACTTGAGCAGGAGGTTTTGAAATTAAGGAACGATTTATTGAAG TTTGAACTTGAGCGTGAGAAGTTGCAAATGGAACTTCAAGAGGAAAGGAACTCACATAAAGAACGCGATCAACGTATCAGGGAGCAGCAGATGAAAATAGAAAGTCTCAATAATCTTGTCAATCTTTCGGAGTCTCTACAAAGCTCCAATCAAAGTCGa GAACAAGATTCTGTGAAAAACACTCAAAGGGAAGATTTTGGTGGTAGTTGTAATAAAAGCCACGAAGATGGATTTGTAACACCTTGTTTCAAGGCACCTCCTAATGCCTTTGTTGCCAAGCGATCTGATTACTCTATCCCTCCTGAGTTTAGTCCTCTTCCAGATGCTTTCAGTAATGTTGCAGATGAAGATGCTTggttgaaattgaataaaggTTTTGTAGCGGACCTTGATTCACTTCAAACGACTCCTGCAAGAAAAGTGCAATCGTTTCCATTCAATGAAATAACTCCT GGTCAGGGTCTCACCAATGAGAATCATaaacaagaaattcaaaatcttgaGAGACAACTAGAGCATGCCAtcatggagaaaaataaacttcag GAAAAGCATGAGGAGCAAATTCTTGTGAACAAGAAAGTAATGGCAGAGATATCAgagattaaacaaaaacaacgaGTAATCGAGGAACTTCAGGAAAAGTTTTCCAATTCTTTGGCAATGTGCAAAGAAGTTTACATGGAAATCCGATCTTCTCTCCAG AGTGCCAAAGATGACGAGAACCcctcaacaaaaaaaattctatcaaGCACCAGTGAAATTGGAACGTGTCTTTTTACTACTCTGGAGGCTCATCTATCTACCGCCATCAATGATTCACTTATTCAAGAACAATATGACGTACTTCGTGGGAGCATAAACAACATAATGGAATCCCTTGTGTTATCAGAAACATCAAAGGGGTGTGCTGAAGATGACTTTTTGAAGGAAAGTTTGAGTATTGAACTTGATGATGTTAAGGAAAGATGCCACGGCCTTGAGAAAGAGCTAGATTCCAACAACCAACGTTTGGAACTATCCAAGCAACAAAATGACAACTTAGAAAGAGAGTTGAAACTTATGAAAGATGAAAGAGATTCTTTACGTAAAATGGTGTCAGAATGTATTCAAAAGCTAGAGATGGAGAAAGATCTGAAAGAAAGTGCATTAAAGGAACTGAACAGTGAAGTCCAGAGACGAAGAGATTTAGGAGAAGGAATTAAGCGATTTAGTGCAGCATTTGCCTCTCGACACAAGTCATTCATGTCATTCAACAGTGAGATAATG